One region of Cucurbita pepo subsp. pepo cultivar mu-cu-16 chromosome LG03, ASM280686v2, whole genome shotgun sequence genomic DNA includes:
- the LOC111791041 gene encoding ubiquitin thioesterase otubain-like produces the protein MQNQENLDADSNVESVISIQTSDYDCWGNLGDDDILQQQSAIFVEEAEKVPFVGDKEPLTSLEAEYKSGSPILLEKIKVLSGQYIAIRRTRGDGNCFFRSFMFSYLEHILESQDKTEVDRIRTNVENCRKTLRSLGYTEFTFEDFFALFLEQLESALQGNETSISHDELVIRSRDQSISDYVVMFFRFVTSGEIQKRSEFFEPFIMGLTNGTVEQFCKSAVEPMGEESDHVHIIALSDALGVPIRVLYLDRSSCDSGGVSVNHHDFVPAVSDVSSDSAGSETKIPFITLLYRPGHYDILYPK, from the exons ATGCAGAATCAGGAAAATCTTGATGCAGATAGCAACGTGGAGTCTGTAATATCTATTCAAACATCAGATTACGATTGTTGGGGCAATTTGGGTGATGATGATATCCTGCAGCAGCAATCTGCAATTTTTGTTGAGGAAGCTGAGAAAGTTCCATTTGTTGGTGACAAG GAACCACTCACTTCTTTAGAAGCTGAATATAAATCTGGAAGTCCCATTTTGCTGGAGAAAATTAAG GTGCTCAGTGGCCAATATATTGCCATTCGTCGAACACGTGGTGATGGGAACTGCTTTTTCCGCAGCTTCATGTTTTCGTATCTC GAACATATTTTAGAGTCGCAAGACAAAACTGAAGTTGATCGCATCAGAACAAATGTGGAAAATTGTAGGAAAACACTTCGAAGTTTGGGATATACAGAATTTacttttgaagatttttttgcG CTATTCCTTGAGCAGCTGGAAAGTGCTCTTCAAGGAAATGAAACTTCTATAAG TCATGATGAACTTGTAATTAGGAGTCGGGACCAGTCTATCTCCGATTATG TTGTTATGTTTTTCAGGTTTGTTACATCAGGTGAGATACAAAAGCGTTCAGAATTTTTTGAGCCTTTTATTATGGGATTGACTAATGGAACGGTTGAACAG TTCTGCAAATCGGCAGTTGAACCAATGGGTGAAGAGAGTGATCATGTACACATAATTGCCTTATCTGATGCCTTGGGTGTGCCGATCCGCGTTCTTTACCTTGATCGGAGCTCTTGTGATTCCGGTGGTGTCAGCGTAAATCACCATGATTTTGTTCCTGCTGTTAGTGATGTCTCAAGTGACAGTGCTGGCTCTGAGACTAAGATCCCTTTCATTACTTTGCTCTATCGTCCCGGTCATTATGATATCCTCTATCCAAAGTAA
- the LOC111790410 gene encoding ADP-ribosylation factor GTPase-activating protein AGD3-like, with amino-acid sequence MQFAKLDDSPMFRKQIQGLEESAELLRERSLKFYKGCRKYTEGLGEGYDGDIAFASSLETFGGGHNDPISVAFGGPVMTKFTIALREIGTYKEVLRSQVEHMLNDRLLQFVNIDLLEVKEARKRFDKASLLYDQAREKFLSLRKGTKSDVASLLEEELHNARSAFEQARFSLVTALSNVEAKKRFEFLEAVSGTMDAHLRYFKQGYELLHQMEPYINQVLTYAQQSRERSNYEQAALSERMQEYKRQVDRESKWASNGSNGSPNGDGIQAIGRSSHKMIEEVMQSAAKGKVQTIRQGYLSKRSSNLRGDWKRRFFVLDSRGLLYYYRKQCSKPSASLGQLAGQRNSSELGSGLLSRWLSSHYQGGVHDEKSVAHHTVNLLTSTIKVDADQSDLRFCFRIISPTKSYTLQAESALDQMDWIEKITGVIASLLSSQAPERCLAAGSPMGSFHNRSTSESSSFESSDFDQIAVEEYASERSLNSSHMERPSRNLQQQRSAMRIEKPIDVLRKVCGNDKCADCGAPEPDWASLNLGVLVCIECSGVHRNLGVHISKVRSLTLDVKVWEPSVISLFQSLGNTFANSVWEEMLQSRSAVPVDPVTTGLYKSDKQHMLSISKPNHSDPISVKEKFIHAKYAEKAFVRKPKENQYPHLVMQQIWDSVHSNDKKAVYRLIINSEADVNAVYTQLPCGSLTLAKVMLLQESTGLEQHNYKASDFVERSTSSSNLGGTGGDGQPMEDLEGCTLLHLACKTGDIGMLELLLQCGANVNAIDSRRQSALHHCIVKGKTGFAKLLLSRGADPRAVNGDGKTPLELAVELKLNDVEVLAILADANG; translated from the exons ATGCAATTCGCCAAGCTTGATGATTCTCCTATGTTCCGCAAGCAG ATACAAGGCTTGGAGGAAAGTGCTGAATTATTGAGGGAGAGGAGTTTGAAGTTTTATAAAGGATGCCGAAAATACAC TGAAGGACTTGGTGAGGGATATGATGGTGATATTGCCTTTGCAAGTTCCTTGGAAACTTTTGGGGGAGGGCATAATGACCCAATCAGTGTTGCCTTTGGAG GACCTGTCATGACCAAATTTACAATTGCATTGAGGGAAATTGGGACATACAAGGAAGTTCTTCGCTCCCAG GTGGAGCATATGCTTAACGACAGATTACTGCAGTTTGTCAATATTGATTTGCTTGAAGTCAAG GAAGCAAGGAAGCGCTTTGACAAGGCTAGTCTTCTCTATGATCAG GCTCGTGAGAAATTCCTGTCACTTAGAAAAGGGACTAAAAGCGACGTTGCTAGTCTTTTGGAAGAG GAACTTCATAACGCGAGATCTGCATTTGAGCAGGCGCGCTTTAGTCTA GTGACTGCTCTTTCTAATGTTGAGGCCAAAAAAAGGTTCGAATTTTTAGAGGCAGTGAGTGGGACGATGGATGCACATCTTCGTTACTTCAAACAG GGTTACGAATTGTTGCATCAGATGGAGCCGTATATTAATCAG GTGTTGACCTATGCCCAGCAATCAAGAGAAAGGTCCAACTATGAGCAGGCTGCTCTTAGTGAACGGATGCAAGAGTACAAGAGGCAGGTCGATCGGGAGAGTAAGTGGGCATCCAATGGTTCTAATGGATCCCCTAATGGAGACGGTATTCAAGCGATCGGTAGAAGTTCACATAAAATGATTGAGGAAGTTATGCAATCTGCTGCAAAAGGAAAG GTTCAAACCATTCGACAAGGTTATCTCTCAAAGCGTTCTTCGAACTTGAGAGGCGACTGGAAAAGaagattttttgttcttgatagTCGGGGATTGCTGTATTATTATCGCAAGCAGTGCAGCAAACCATCT GCATCTTTAGGACAACTAGCTGGTCAGAGGAATAGTTCAGAGCTTGGTTCTGGCCTTTTGAGCCGCTGGCTTTCTTCCCATTATCAGGGTGGGGTGCATGATGAGAAATCTGTAGCTCATCATACAGTTAACCTGCTCACTTCGACGATCAAAGTCGATGCAGACCAGTCCGATCTTCGGTTTTGCTTTCGCATCATTTCACCAACCAAGAGTTATACTTTGCAG GCAGAGAGTGCACTTGATCAAATGGAttggattgaaaaaataaCTGGAGTTATTGCTTCATTACTAAGTTCTCAGGCTCCAGAGAGG TGTCTTGCGGCGGGTAGTCCCATGGGAAGTTTTCATAACAGATCTACCAGCGAGAGTAGTTCGTTTGAAAGTTCAGACTTCGATCAGATAGCGGTTGAAGAATATGCATCTGAAAGAAGCCTTAATTCTTCTCATATGGAACGCCCTTCAAGAAATTTGCAACAGCAACGATCAGCGATGAGAATTGAGAAGCCAATAGACGTACTTCGTAAAGTATGCGGTAATGATAAGTGTGCGGATTGTGGGGCTCCTGAACCCGACTGGGCATCTTTGAATCTCGGGGTTCTTGTTTGTATTGAATGTTCTGGTGTTCATCGTAATCTTGGTGTTCATATATCAAAG GTGAGATCCCTTACATTGGATGTCAAAGTGTGGGAACCTTCAGTTATCAGTTTGTTTCAATCCCTCGGAAATACCTTTGCGAACTCGGTTTGGGAGGAGATGCTGCAATCCAGAAGTGCCGTTCCGGTCGATCCTGTAACGACAGG CTTGTACAAGTCTGATAAACAGCATATGCTTTCTATCAGCAAACCTAATCATTCTGATCCAATATCAGTGAAGGAGAAGTTCATTCATGCAAAG TATGCTGAAAAGGCTTTCGTTCGGAAACCAAAGGAAAATCAATATCCTCATTTAGTCATGCAACAGATATGGGACAGTGTACACTCGAACGACAAGAAAGCCGTTTATCGTCTCATTATAAACTCGGAAGCAGATGTAAATGCAGTGTACACGCAACTGCCTTGTGGCTCTTTGACTCTTGCTAAAGTAATGTTACTGCAGGAGTCGACTGGACTCGAACAACATAATTACAAAGCCAGTGATTTCGTTGAAAGATCTACGAGCTCTTCCAACTTGGGAGGTACAGGTGGTGATGGGCAACCAATGGAGGATCTAGAAGGCTGCACACTCCTGCATCTCGCTTGCAAAACTGGAGACATTGGTATGCTCGAGCTCCTTTTACAATGCGGTGCAAACGTTAATGCCATCGACTCTCGACGTCAATCGGCACTCCATCATTGTATCGTTAAAGGCAAAACTGGGTTTGCGAAATTGCTTCTTTCCAG GGGAGCCGATCCACGGGCGGTGAACGGAGACGGTAAAACCCCTCTCGAGTTGGCAGTAGAGCTAAAACTTAATGATGTTGAGGTTCTTGCTATACTGGCTGATGCAAATGGATGA
- the LOC111790411 gene encoding inactive leucine-rich repeat receptor-like protein kinase CORYNE isoform X2, whose protein sequence is MGKKRHSVKVIIILLFMFSLHYFSNAKCQERTSQHLASSGPPLPTNSPRLKHGVRRIIFSVLLGLVTGLMGSILFACLIRSFVRYLNKTPILKGPVIFSPIIDPKTLHHALKNENQLLGSNPHGKYYRTVLDNGLTIAVKRLEGFENTAAAVARKSEKRRTQQQLERLAKLRHRNLMSLRAYVGDGEGMWLVYDYVGTGSLEDVMNRARGNEVRLAWEARLGIAVGIIKGLQYLHFECDPQILHYNLKPSNVMLDAEFEPRLADCGLFKLFSDLDMAATSAYASPECLQDCRYTDKSDIFSFGMILAVLLTGRDPTDPFFGEAASGGSLGQWLRHLQLAGEAREALDKNIIGEEGEEDEMIMAVKIAVVCLSDQPADRPSSDELVHMLTQLHSF, encoded by the exons ATGGGGAAGAAAAGACATAGCGTTAAGGTTATTATTATACTGCTATTCATGTTCTCCTTGCACTATTTCTCCAACGCTAAATGTCAGGAAAGAACAAGCCAACACCTCGCCTCTTCGGGACCGCCATTACCAACAAACTCTCCACGGTTAAAACATGGCGTCCGAAGAATCATTTTCAGTGTGCTGTTGGGGTTAGTTACAGGGTTAATGGGTTCGATTCTTTTCGCTTGTTTAATCCGCAGCTTCGTTCGATACCTAAACAAAACCCCAATTCTGAAAGGCCCCGTGATATTTTCCCCCATAATCGACCCCAAAACCCTCCATCATGCCCTCAAAAACGAAAATCAGCTTTTGGGTTCCAACCCACATGGGAAGTACTACAGAACCGTTCTGGACAATGGGTTAACCATCGCCGTGAAGCGGCTAGAAGGGTTCGAGAACACGGCAGCTGCGGTGGCGAGGAAGTCGGAGAAGAGGCGGACGCAGCAACAGCTTGAGAGGCTGGCCAAGCTGAGGCATAGGAATCTGATGAGCTTAAGAGCTTATGTTGGGGACGGGGAAGGGATGTGGTTGGTTTATGATTATGTGGGAACAGGGAGCCTTGAGGATGTGATGAACAGAGCGAGGGGGAATGAGGTGAGGTTGGCGTGGGAAGCAAGGCTTGGGATTGCTGTTGGGATTATAAAGGGTCTTCAGTATCTTCATTTTGAGTGTGATCCTCAGATTCTTCACTATAATTTGAAGCCTTCGAATGTCATGTTGGATGCTGAGTTTGAGCCAAGGCTAGCTGATTGTGGCTTGTTTAAGTTGTTCTCTGACTTGGACATGGCTGCTACCTCTGCCTATGCCTCCCCTGAGTGCTTACAGGATTGCAG GTATACCGACAAGAGTGACATCTTCAGCTTTGGGATGATTTTGGCTGTTCTACTAACAGGTAGAGATCCAACAGATCCGTTCTTCGGAGAAGCAGCTAGCGGAGGAAGCTTAGGTCAGTGGCTACGACACTTGCAGCTCGCCGGGGAGGCTCGAGAAGCTCTGGATAAGAACATCATAGGggaagaaggggaagaagatgaaatgaTAATGGCTGTGAAGATAGCTGTTGTGTGCTTATCAGATCAGCCAGCAGACAGGCCTTCCAGTGATGAGTTGGTACACATGCTAACCCAATTGCACAGTTTCTGA
- the LOC111790411 gene encoding inactive leucine-rich repeat receptor-like protein kinase CORYNE isoform X1 translates to MGKKRHSVKVIIILLFMFSLHYFSNAKCQERTSQHLASSGPPLPTNSPRLKHGVRRIIFSVLLGLVTGLMGSILFACLIRSFVRYLNKTPILKGPVIFSPIIDPKTLHHALKNENQLLGSNPHGKYYRTVLDNGLTIAVKRLEGFENTAAAVARKSEKRRTQQQLERLAKLRHRNLMSLRAYVGDGEGMWLVYDYVGTGSLEDVMNRARGNEVRLAWEARLGIAVGIIKGLQYLHFECDPQILHYNLKPSNVMLDAEFEPRLADCGLFKLFSDLDMAATSAYASPECLQDCSFNRYTDKSDIFSFGMILAVLLTGRDPTDPFFGEAASGGSLGQWLRHLQLAGEAREALDKNIIGEEGEEDEMIMAVKIAVVCLSDQPADRPSSDELVHMLTQLHSF, encoded by the exons ATGGGGAAGAAAAGACATAGCGTTAAGGTTATTATTATACTGCTATTCATGTTCTCCTTGCACTATTTCTCCAACGCTAAATGTCAGGAAAGAACAAGCCAACACCTCGCCTCTTCGGGACCGCCATTACCAACAAACTCTCCACGGTTAAAACATGGCGTCCGAAGAATCATTTTCAGTGTGCTGTTGGGGTTAGTTACAGGGTTAATGGGTTCGATTCTTTTCGCTTGTTTAATCCGCAGCTTCGTTCGATACCTAAACAAAACCCCAATTCTGAAAGGCCCCGTGATATTTTCCCCCATAATCGACCCCAAAACCCTCCATCATGCCCTCAAAAACGAAAATCAGCTTTTGGGTTCCAACCCACATGGGAAGTACTACAGAACCGTTCTGGACAATGGGTTAACCATCGCCGTGAAGCGGCTAGAAGGGTTCGAGAACACGGCAGCTGCGGTGGCGAGGAAGTCGGAGAAGAGGCGGACGCAGCAACAGCTTGAGAGGCTGGCCAAGCTGAGGCATAGGAATCTGATGAGCTTAAGAGCTTATGTTGGGGACGGGGAAGGGATGTGGTTGGTTTATGATTATGTGGGAACAGGGAGCCTTGAGGATGTGATGAACAGAGCGAGGGGGAATGAGGTGAGGTTGGCGTGGGAAGCAAGGCTTGGGATTGCTGTTGGGATTATAAAGGGTCTTCAGTATCTTCATTTTGAGTGTGATCCTCAGATTCTTCACTATAATTTGAAGCCTTCGAATGTCATGTTGGATGCTGAGTTTGAGCCAAGGCTAGCTGATTGTGGCTTGTTTAAGTTGTTCTCTGACTTGGACATGGCTGCTACCTCTGCCTATGCCTCCCCTGAGTGCTTACAGGATTGCAG TTTTAACAGGTATACCGACAAGAGTGACATCTTCAGCTTTGGGATGATTTTGGCTGTTCTACTAACAGGTAGAGATCCAACAGATCCGTTCTTCGGAGAAGCAGCTAGCGGAGGAAGCTTAGGTCAGTGGCTACGACACTTGCAGCTCGCCGGGGAGGCTCGAGAAGCTCTGGATAAGAACATCATAGGggaagaaggggaagaagatgaaatgaTAATGGCTGTGAAGATAGCTGTTGTGTGCTTATCAGATCAGCCAGCAGACAGGCCTTCCAGTGATGAGTTGGTACACATGCTAACCCAATTGCACAGTTTCTGA
- the LOC111791274 gene encoding protein NEOXANTHIN-DEFICIENT 1, translated as MENGEKKRSTGYGRPPWTFRGRALYQLHLVKAKTARKCIPKELRLVEAFGYTLGGFFLANYDDSPAGSFDELVVIAGIVWNRPTSCAWAAKVLVNSDEACDHGRKEVGLPSQVARFAKRIEAVPKKHRSERGLINSFRGSSDFCNQKNQEHVQVTEVKDPTSIDVCNINLSISVPSSKWMGPAIKMSLPSYSGHTENTPELLKYSCQIQCRVRAVKPAVVAIERAGEDEQHEHEQSLSTTVLLSKPILALEFSCMEMQVQAPTVVSQYFKHSLRTTP; from the exons ATGGaaaatggagagaagaaaCGCTCAACGGGTTACGGCAGGCCGCCATGGACATTCAGAGGAAG GGCTCTGTATCAACTGCATCTTGTTAAGGCTAAAACTGCTCGAAAGTGTATTCCAAAGGAGTTGAGACTCGTTGAAGCATTTGG TTATACTCTTGGTGGGTTTTTTCTTGCGAACTATGATGATAGTCCAGCAGGAAGTTTTGATGAG CTTGTGGTAATTGCTGGAATTGTTTGGAATCGTCCAACATCCTGCGC ATGGGCAGCTAAGGTTCTAGTGAACAGTGATGAAGCTTGTGATCATGGACGAAAG GAAGTGGGGCTTCCAAGTCAGGTTGCAAGGTTTGCAAAA AGGATCGAGGCAGTTCCGAAGAAGCATCGGAGTGAAAGAGGACTTATCAACTCCTTTCGTGGAAGTAGTGATTTCTGCAACCAAAAGAATCAGGAGCATGTTCAAGTGACTGAAGTGAAGGATCCTACTTCAATAGATGTCTGCAATATCAACCTTTCAATTTCTG TTCCTTCAAGCAAATGGATGGGACCAGCTATCAAAATGTCTCTCCCAAGTTACAG TGGGCACACAGAAAATACTCCTGAACTACTCAAATATTCCTGCCAAATTCAATGCCG gGTGCGAGCAGTAAAGCCAGCAGTGGTCGCAATCGAACGAGCTGGAGAAGATGAacaacatgaacatgaacaaaGCCTCAGCACAACTGTACTGTTGTCTAAGCCCATCCTGGCTTTAGAGTTTAGCTGCATGGAAATGCAAGTCCAAGCTCCCACTGTTGtttctcaatattttaaacacTCTCTTAGAACAACACCATGA